ACCTGTTGTTGACAAGCCTGATATTCTGGAAGATGTGTCTGATGTGTCTGATTCGGCGGATGGTGCTGCTGAAGTACTCCAGCTTGATTCGGAAGACAGAGATGCAAGTCCTGTCAATTGGGATACTGATACCTCAGAAGTTCATCCTCCCACAGAAGCCAGCAGCAGCGGAGTTAGTGGATTATCATCTATTCCAAATGGAACAGTTGAGAAAAGGAGCACATCTGCTATGGATGACAGCTCGTCAACTTGCTCTACAGATTCAGTCCCATCAGTTGTAAATAATGGCTCCTACACGGGGAACTCTTATTCGAGCTACCAATGTGTCAAATCACCTAGCAGGTAAAATGGTAAACATATTGCCTATATATCCTTCTCCAATGCTAGGATGGATATTTATTGTTCTGTGCTTATTATTTGTAGAGGGAAGCACCTGCAAGGTAAGGGGACAAGTGATGGGAGTTGGACAACTGAGATGGATAATCACCTTTCTGCACCTCCAGTGGATGCTGGGGATCTCAATGAGGTTACTGGAAGTAGCAAGGCTGTTGAATGCGAGCCTGAAGCTATCGTTCATGGCTCACAAGACAGAATCATGTGGACTGAGCAGCATGTAGTTAAGAAGGTGAAGTTGTCATATCTTTGTAGCTCAGAATTCTGGGTTTTACTTGTTTGATTATATTTAGGCTTTTATGGCTGGATAAGCATTGAATATCTAAATCCATTTTATGCGGActattatcctttttttttttttgtgtgggTGTTGGGAACTGTTAACCAATGCATTATAGAAAGTCTTCAATACCAAATTTTGAAATTGAAAGTACACTTTTGAAAGGTCTGACTTTCTAGCTATTTATTCTCtcctttaaatttcttttatattgtCAGTCTATCTTGATGAGCTTTCCTTTCTACGAGGTAGGTTGTGGAAGAAGTTATACCCCAAAAGAAATTGAGCACTAAAGACTTGGTTGATGTTGAAAGATCTTTCAAAGAAATGGCAACTATCCCATCTTCCAGAAGCCCTCCTCGAAGTCCTCCCAAAAATCTCCAATCCACTGTTCTATTGAAGTCGGAAAACAGGAGTTCAACTGCCATAGACCCTTCTGTTCAAAGTAAGAAAGCATCTTCAAATTGTGCACAGCAGGTGGATAAAGCAGTCCCTCCAATGATATCCCTTCAAAATATAGGCATGTCAAAACCTGAGACCCAGAATACTTCGACTTCAAAACTATCTGAGAAGCCAATGCTACAGCAAGTGCCTGTGATGTCAAGGCCTTGCAGTGCTCCTCTAATTCCTGGTCCCCGTCCAGCTGCTCCTGTAGTTTCAATGGTTCAAGCATCCCCATTACTTGCTCGTTCTGTTAGTGCAACGGGTTGGCTGGGTCCTGATCCTTCACCAATAAATCACAATTATGCTCCTTTGTCCTATCGAAATGCCATTGTAGGCAATCCTGTTGGCACAAGTTCAGGGGGTTTTACTCATGCCAATTCTGCTAGTTTGGGAGTTAACCTGCCATCGGCGCATGCACAGCCACCTGCTTTGGTATCTGCACCAATGTTTTTGCCCCAGAGCTCTGATAGGGTGGACCTGAACTCTCGTCAATCTGGCTTTCCTCTTGGGATGGTTACTCAGGATGTCTTACAGAATGGACCCCAGCGGATGGAGAGCTCACAAGGTGTGGTAACAGATGAGTTCCCACATATTGATATCATCAATGAACTGCTTGATGATGAACATTGCATTGGGAAGGTAGCTGAGGCAAGCAGTGTCTTCCAGTCTCTTAACAATGGCCCACACTTCTTAAATCGGCAATGCTCTTTTCCAGGTGATGTGGGCATATCAGGTGAATTGGCTTCTTCAGCCAGCAGCTCTTGCAGATTTGAGCGTGCTAGGAGTCATCGTGATGGTGGGTTTCAGCGGAGTTACAGCTCTTTTGGCACCCATTTCGAAACAATAAGGGAATTTATTCCACAAGCTAATCCATTACCATATGCAAATGGGCACGTTGATGGATTGATTACGAACCAATGGCAGGTGTCTGGCACTGATCTTTCTCTAGTAGGCATGCGGAATACAGAGGGTGATGGTTCTCCATATTTCagtccagagtatccaaatttgGCTTGCGGTAGCAATGGCTACGCAGTATTTAGGCCTTCAAATGGACACTGAAGGAGCTTCCAAACGAAATTACCCTGCAAATTTGTGGGTCATTGGCCATTGTAATAATGTATTAGGGGAAATTGTTGGGTCTTGGATTTGGAGTGACGTTGTAATCCTTTCATAAGCTTTAACATTTTGTAGAGTGTTGCTGCCTTTCATTGCCTACAGCATTTTAGTTTGTTATGGCGAGGCTTTCAT
The Hevea brasiliensis isolate MT/VB/25A 57/8 chromosome 15, ASM3005281v1, whole genome shotgun sequence genome window above contains:
- the LOC110638526 gene encoding TNF receptor-associated factor homolog 1a isoform X1; protein product: MAGIASEEAGRSTEGISSGQRCQSGEALAEWRSSEQVENGTPSTSPPYWETEDDDDGGPKPSELYGKYTWKIEKFSQINKRELRSDEFEVGGYKWYILIYPQGCDVCNHLSLFLCVANHDKLLPGWSHFAQFTIAVVNKDPKKSKYSDTLHRFWKKEHDWGWKKFMELSKVSDGFLDAADTLIIKAQVQVIREKADRPFRCLDCQYRRELVRIYLTNVEQICRRFVEERRGKLGRLIEDKNRWSSFCAFWLGIDQNARRRMSRERTDVILKVVVKHFFIEKEVTSTLVMDSLYSGLKALEGQTKSKKGRAKLLDTEEMPAPIVLVEKDMFVLVDDVLLLLERAAMEPLPPKDEKGPQNRTKDGNSGEDFNKDSIERDEKRLTELGRRTVEIFVLAHIFNHKIEVAYQEAVALKRQEELIREEEAAWLAESEQKAKRGGAEKEKKSKKKQAKQKRNNRKGRHKGRDERSNAEVFDKIREENPSNVKKDSIVVEMKPVVDKPDILEDVSDVSDSADGAAEVLQLDSEDRDASPVNWDTDTSEVHPPTEASSSGVSGLSSIPNGTVEKRSTSAMDDSSSTCSTDSVPSVVNNGSYTGNSYSSYQCVKSPSRGKHLQGKGTSDGSWTTEMDNHLSAPPVDAGDLNEVTGSSKAVECEPEAIVHGSQDRIMWTEQHVVKKVVEEVIPQKKLSTKDLVDVERSFKEMATIPSSRSPPRSPPKNLQSTVLLKSENRSSTAIDPSVQSKKASSNCAQQVDKAVPPMISLQNIGMSKPETQNTSTSKLSEKPMLQQVPVMSRPCSAPLIPGPRPAAPVVSMVQASPLLARSVSATGWLGPDPSPINHNYAPLSYRNAIVGNPVGTSSGGFTHANSASLGVNLPSAHAQPPALVSAPMFLPQSSDRVDLNSRQSGFPLGMVTQDVLQNGPQRMESSQGVVTDEFPHIDIINELLDDEHCIGKVAEASSVFQSLNNGPHFLNRQCSFPGDVGISGELASSASSSCRFERARSHRDGGFQRSYSSFGTHFETIREFIPQANPLPYANGHVDGLITNQWQVSGTDLSLVGMRNTEGDGSPYFSPEYPNLACGSNGYAVFRPSNGH
- the LOC110638526 gene encoding TNF receptor-associated factor homolog 1a isoform X2, with product MAGIASEEAGRSTEGISSGQRCQSGEALAEWRSSEQVENGTPSTSPPYWETEDDDDGGPKPSELYGKYTWKIEKFSQINKRELRSDEFEVGGYKWYILIYPQGCDVCNHLSLFLCVANHDKLLPGWSHFAQFTIAVVNKDPKKSKYSDTLHRFWKKEHDWGWKKFMELSKVSDGFLDAADTLIIKAQVQVISFCAFWLGIDQNARRRMSRERTDVILKVVVKHFFIEKEVTSTLVMDSLYSGLKALEGQTKSKKGRAKLLDTEEMPAPIVLVEKDMFVLVDDVLLLLERAAMEPLPPKDEKGPQNRTKDGNSGEDFNKDSIERDEKRLTELGRRTVEIFVLAHIFNHKIEVAYQEAVALKRQEELIREEEAAWLAESEQKAKRGGAEKEKKSKKKQAKQKRNNRKGRHKGRDERSNAEVFDKIREENPSNVKKDSIVVEMKPVVDKPDILEDVSDVSDSADGAAEVLQLDSEDRDASPVNWDTDTSEVHPPTEASSSGVSGLSSIPNGTVEKRSTSAMDDSSSTCSTDSVPSVVNNGSYTGNSYSSYQCVKSPSRGKHLQGKGTSDGSWTTEMDNHLSAPPVDAGDLNEVTGSSKAVECEPEAIVHGSQDRIMWTEQHVVKKVVEEVIPQKKLSTKDLVDVERSFKEMATIPSSRSPPRSPPKNLQSTVLLKSENRSSTAIDPSVQSKKASSNCAQQVDKAVPPMISLQNIGMSKPETQNTSTSKLSEKPMLQQVPVMSRPCSAPLIPGPRPAAPVVSMVQASPLLARSVSATGWLGPDPSPINHNYAPLSYRNAIVGNPVGTSSGGFTHANSASLGVNLPSAHAQPPALVSAPMFLPQSSDRVDLNSRQSGFPLGMVTQDVLQNGPQRMESSQGVVTDEFPHIDIINELLDDEHCIGKVAEASSVFQSLNNGPHFLNRQCSFPGDVGISGELASSASSSCRFERARSHRDGGFQRSYSSFGTHFETIREFIPQANPLPYANGHVDGLITNQWQVSGTDLSLVGMRNTEGDGSPYFSPEYPNLACGSNGYAVFRPSNGH